The DNA segment TATCTtttgaaaatcataattttaattttagcttCGACCTTTAATAGAAAAACAATGTTCTGAGAAGAAGGtgaaggagaggaagagaaagaaaatgagatttagggtttaggtttatgGAGGAGATTAAAGACAAGGGCATTTTAGGTATTTCACACAcctttttttgtaataaaaaaaatgaaaaggaaaaaagtaggAGTGATAGTAATCCCATACATAAATAATTGATCATGTAATCATTgccctaaagaaaaaaatggaaagggaTAAATCATAGACCTTTTATTCTATAAATGTACTTATGGGGGTAGGCAATTGGGACATGTACCTACCTAAAACTTAGAGAGTCATGTGTCACCTTTTTTAGTAGAGGAGGAAAGGGCAAATGGGGGCATGGCCCCTTGGCCCCTTGGCCCATGGCTAAGGAAGTTGTCCTAGTAattaaatcatcatttttattattatttttaaatagatagtaccacaaaaaaaatggattttttttttttttttttttttacatatttactCAACATTTCAAAGCTTTGAATTATTaggtcaatttttaaaaatttattccatcaaataaataaacaaatatcaaattgtgattttgtttaaataagattgtgaataattacaaatatttaatatttataaaatttttaaaagtataataaaaccttgataaattaatatattttttaaatagtaaaatctTAAACTCTTACCTCGGATCAGtctattaaattaataactttatttaaataatagtatTTTATGCTTTAAACTCATATCAATGcactaaattaataatcttatttaaaaaataaaattttatagtcATAACTCCTAGAATGTACTAATTAATAATCTTactaaatgtataaaataataattttttaaaaagtctttagaaacccaaaaaaatataaattaataattaatgagacatataaaaaatagtaattaaaaattcgtaatacaatatcaaataattttttataatatctattttttttatggattgaactctttttcaaaataataccATACTTGAAACTTAATAGTCTTTCTAGATTAATAACTATTAATTTAtcgataaattattaaattatttatttattgataaattaataattgcattgagatattaatttcttttagttaATTTACAGAGGTTTTAGCGTGATGGAAAGaagataaatatttatatttttggaaatagtAAAAGACAGTGACGGTTAAAGATAATTCACATTCCCTCCCTAAATGTTACCGTTACCGCCAAAAACTGTAAAAAAGTCAAAAACCTTAAAATCCTGAAAATTAAGAGAGCGCGTGAGTTGTGTGATTCTAGGTTCGCGTGGGCAAGGCCACAGAGAATAGCTAGAAAAGCAAATGGGCCCACGAAGGTCATTGAAAATGAGAGTGAGCTAAAGCGAAGTCCACTCGCAGTTGCCTCGCCTCTTCACTTCGACtgtactctctctctctgttccTCTCCTTCCCCCTCCCccgctctctctttctctctcagtCGAAATTCTCAAATGTGCAAAATCAAAAACCCTAAGTCCACACTTCCTCACACGGTAAACCTAAACATTCCtgcttgttttttatttttttgatttaattttttttttcctctccggTTCCGTTTGGATGCCTAGAAATTGTGGGAAAATCTCGGAAAATTTGCAAGGTTTCTTTTTCGGTTTATTTTTCCAAGGTTTTCTCGGGGGCCAAAAGGGGAAAGTGggttttgatggattttttgtTCTGCTAGTGTAATTCGATCtcaatttgggttttttttttttttttttgattgtgAATCGGGGGGTTGGGGTTTGGGGATTTAGGTTTTTCTGTGAGTGCTGATTTTGGGAGATGAACAAAGAACACCCACCGGAGCCGCTTGATTTCTTTATTTGGACTGTGGAGGTACGGATTTATTGCTTTGTTTTTGGTGGTTTTGTTTGGATCTTATGTGATGTGGGCGTAGATCTTGTTGATCAGATGTGTGATTGAATTTTCCCTTGTGGtgcttaaaaattattagtgaaTTTCttgttagaaaattttcttttccctgtTTGGGGATCTGAGTATCATGATTTATGCTTTTAAAataaggtaatttttttaatacagaCGTTGATACTCATCTGGGTTTATTTGGATTGGGTAGATGGTTATTGAAATATCAATTgttatataatgtttttttattgattgttCAATGGAATCAGTGTGAATTGGGAAGTTTGTACTGTTGATGATTGGAGATTAGAAGGGCTAATTGAATGAACAAACCAACAAGAGGTGTGATTTTGTTAAATTCCCTTGCCAATTTATGTATGAGGAAGGCAATTGACCGAGTTTTTAGTACTGGACGAGTTTCAATGTCGGTCTTGGATTCTTGGTCTGCCACATACCTGCACACAGAAACTGGAAATTTGATTGAACTCCGTTTTAGTTTTACTCTACTTGGAACACTTTTATACCCTTCTAGTGATGCACTTCCTCTTTCGAGTTGCATAGGGGAGTTGTTGATGATCCGGTGGCTGTTTATTTTTTGCCACTTACTGGCTGGTTTGCAATTCATTTAGATGAAGTGGGGAACATTTTCTTGGCTGTGTATGCTGTATGCATTTTCTATTTGCTTATCAAATGTTGAAATTTAGTTTTGAATATTTAATCACTTTGAGTAGCATAGTTCATTTTTGGAGGTTTTACCATAGACTTGAATTTTAGCCTCCAAACCGTAAGCTGGAACACATTCTTCcatcttctttccttttaaaaaatacttcatTTTTTCATGATAACTTTGCTTAATCACATGTTGAAGAATTTTCCCAAGATGCACAAGAAGACTAATTTGGTTGTCTAAAATTAATAATGTTTATATctcattatgaaaaatagaagGTGCATTAAGTGGTGTTTGTTGACACTGTGAATTAGTGTCGGGTGTTTGAGGACTGGGGGCATTCAGCAGAAGATTTTAATTACTCTGAAGGTTTGCCGGAACATGGATTGTTTTTGCTGAGCAATGACAATGTTAAATGTCAGTAATATAGTTGTTCCAAATCACTAATGTATCTGGCAATGGGTAACTTTTCATGAAACCCTGAGCTTAGTGACAAACTCACTAAAGGATTTTCTAAAGTACCTTGTGTAGATTTGGAGTGAGAGTTCTCATGCTAATTGTAGGTGCATTTATCAATTATCAGCCATTTACAAACTTTACAGATGTATGTGCGATAGGGCTGTTGGGACTCTTGGAAAAACAATCATACTTTGTGCCATTATGAAtatctatcaatatattcaCCTGCTTGTGGTTTTGAAAAGTACTGGTATTTAGATGATTGACATGCCTCTTGCATCATTCTTTATGCTCTTCCCAGGATGTTGGTTTGTGGTTGGAAGGAATAAACCTTGGAAGCTACCgccaaattttcaaagaaaatggtGTTAATGGAGAATACTTGGAGGGCATGTCAATGTTCACAACTGAACAGATTCTTCGGTTTATAAGGCGGTGCCATATGAAATGGGGAGACTTCATCACACTGTGCAAGGAACTCAGGCGAATTAAAGGTGCCCTCGCTTTCTCTCTCTCAGAATGTGTGGATATTAAGCTGTCACCCTTTAACATTTGTGAAAAAAGTCGATGGTGGTTTCTAATCCTCTGAAAATCAAGTCAAAGAAAGTATGTTCCTTCAATTCTTATGCAATGATGCTTCCTGGAAAATAGTTGGTCCCTACATAATTTCACTAATGCTAATATGAGATGCATACTAACTACTGAGACCATGATTAAAAATCCTGGAGCATCattgcttttccttttcttgactTGATTGTGTCTGAACAAAACCGATCTTAAACTAAGAAACAAATGGTTATCATATTCTAGCTACTGACGATAAACCCATCTCCAGTGGCTTGCCTGAAAGGAGAGCAAAAGGTTCGTCGGCCCTGGTGGGCTCCATCTTGCCTCTCAATAGTCTTTGTGAAGGTGGCTAAGCGCAACAGACAGTCACGAGTCGTCTCCTTGAAGCTGGAACCATGATGAAACCTCAGCTTGAATGtgtactcatatatatatataatgttgtTTTTATTCTTAGAGAACAGAAAAAGAAAGTAGGAAAGAACTCTTTTTGTCCTGAATCTGGAAAGGTGTTGCTGCTGGTTCTTCTATGGAGAACTCTTATATGAATcccttttatataatttattccTGTTGGTGTTGTAGTTGTATATTCTCTCTTCTTAAGTTTTTGTGGAGATGAATACATTGAATGATGATGCCCAAATCTTCTGCAAAATTTGTATTTACCATTGAAGGTTGTTGTGCGCTTGTGCTCTTACAGCTTCCTAACTCCAAAACCGAGAAAAAAGTATTCGACTTCTGAGTTGCAACTTGGTTGGGTTGGTCTAGTGTTATTGAAAGAAAGGTTGCAATTCAATAAGAGGAATAGGTTTGAAAAAAGTATTCGACTTCTGAGTTGCAACTTGGTCGGGTTGGTCTAGTCTTATTGAAAAAGAAGGTTGTAATTCAATACGAGGAATAGGGAGTTacgattttaaaaatgtttaatatagaagaaaaatgttACCAAATACAACtccattattaaaataattaatcataattaaaaaaaaaaaaatctcattttaatgaaatttcattgtacaaaaaattgatatttgaaaattaattactttataGTATCTACAATACCTTTTGTTAGGGTTCAAATTTTCTTCTAACACTGATTTTCCATCCACCCACCAAATACTTATAGTGGGTCctctttttgggttttttttttctcaccgATCAGCGGTTCCGATTGATTATTTTTTCTGGGTCCCCACCAAATCGTTGGAGGAACACGTGAACAACTAATGGGCGCGACCCCATCCGATCCGAACCTACCCTCTCTCCGAAAAAGCAATTCAAACTCTCCCACTCCAACACTCCCCCAAGCTCAGAACCCATAAACCCTAAatcttcatttcttttcatCTCCGAAACCCTAACACTCGAAAACTGTAAAACCCTTAAACCCtaatctttctctctctctacccATGTTCTCTCCTGCGACGAAGAGGCCCAACTTCAGCTCCCGGAAAGACCGAAATCTAGGGCAAGCAGTGCCCAATTCTCCCATAACTCCACTCACAGAGAATCGAAGATCTTTAAACGAGAATTCAATCCCTAATCGCCCCTCCACTGGCACCCCCGCTCCATGGACCTCTCGCTTATCGGTCTACGCCAggtatttttttgtatattgttttgttttgttgaatcACCGTTGTTGCCAATCACATGCTGTTTCCGAAGTTAATGACCGTATTTCGTTGAATTTCTTGGTGTTGTTTCGAAATTCAGATATATTAGTTGTTGGAATTTGCAAAAGTGAGGCTTGATTAGGTAAATTGTAGATGCATTATTGCTTATTCCAGAAGTATACATGTGTTTATGGATTTAACATCCAGATATGTAGCTCAGACTTAGGTTCAAGGTCATGATAATGCTTGAATTGTGCATTATGAAATTATTGTTGTGTTTTCTCGTATAGTGTTGTAAGTCTACTGTTGAAGTTCTTTGGTTGTTTGCTTGGAATAGGTAtggaaaatttttagaaatagttaTTGAGAAATGTGGAAATGAGGTGGAataattatgtttggtttgattGTGAATCAAGTGTCTGCTTGCTTTAGGCTTCATTTGGATCGAACTAccagagaaaggaaaagaaaaatgtaggagggaaaatgaaatataatgagaattattttgaagcttataCATTTACAAATTCTTTATACTGAATTTAAAAGAGGAATAAATTTGGAGAAGgactggaaaaaaaattgagtttgagcttattttttcttcttaagtTTTTTCCCTTTCTCTCGTACCTTTTCTTGGTCCAAATGGAGCCTATGAGCATTAAGACGAAAAaattaaagaggaaaaaattaTAGAGTTCTATTTGCTAatacctatataaaaaaaagagagtTCTGTTTGCTAATGTAGTCAATGTTTATTTTTCCTCCAGGATTCCACAATTGAAGAAAAGTGAGAAGGGGGATGAGATTGATCCAGTTCAGCCTGTATATGTTGGAGAGTTTCCTCAAGTGGTTCGTGATGAACAAGCAAGTTTCTTGCAGAAGCGTGTTCCTGGTTAGTATGGTTGTCTCCAGTATTTACTATACCATTCTCAGCTTCTTTGAAGGCTAAAACATTTTAAGGGATTTTGTCATACATGTATTTCCTGTGGCAGGCGATGCATCCATTTTTGGTGGAATGGACAAGGG comes from the Vitis vinifera cultivar Pinot Noir 40024 chromosome 12, ASM3070453v1 genome and includes:
- the LOC100244267 gene encoding uncharacterized protein LOC100244267, which produces MNKEHPPEPLDFFIWTVEDVGLWLEGINLGSYRQIFKENGVNGEYLEGMSMFTTEQILRFIRRCHMKWGDFITLCKELRRIKVACLKGEQKVRRPWWAPSCLSIVFVKVAKRNRQSRVVSLKLEP